A single region of the Salvia miltiorrhiza cultivar Shanhuang (shh) chromosome 8, IMPLAD_Smil_shh, whole genome shotgun sequence genome encodes:
- the LOC131000209 gene encoding uncharacterized protein At2g27730, mitochondrial isoform X1, translated as MRILCNRQYCVSMATRMAARYISRRLSSNGKIFSEEEKAAENIYIKKMEQEKLDKLARKGPGAGEAPASGSVADAKPSGGGGGGGGSGASETPTVSTDKYRNYGVVAGILTMATAFGWYLGSEKKPKEVQD; from the exons ATGCGGATACTATGCAACA GACAATATTGTGTTTCCATGGCGACTAGAATGGCTGCTAGATATATCTCGCGCAGGCTGTCAAGCAACGGAAAAATCTTCAGTGAGGAGGAGAAGGCTGCTGAAAATATCTACATCAAG AAAATGGAACAAGAGAAGCTGGATAAACTTGCTCGAAAG GGCCCCGGAGCAGGTGAAGCCCCAGCATCAGGATCTGTAGCTGATGCTAAAccaagcggcggcggcggcggcggcggcggcagcggtgCCTCTGAAACTCCTACTGTTTCAACTGACAAGTACAGAAACTACGGTGTCGTTGCCGGTATTCTTACCATGGCCACCGCTTTTGGATGGTATTTGGGTTCAGAGAAGAAACCCAAAGAAGTGCAGGACTGA
- the LOC131000209 gene encoding uncharacterized protein At2g27730, mitochondrial isoform X2, with product MATRMAARYISRRLSSNGKIFSEEEKAAENIYIKKMEQEKLDKLARKGPGAGEAPASGSVADAKPSGGGGGGGGSGASETPTVSTDKYRNYGVVAGILTMATAFGWYLGSEKKPKEVQD from the exons ATGGCGACTAGAATGGCTGCTAGATATATCTCGCGCAGGCTGTCAAGCAACGGAAAAATCTTCAGTGAGGAGGAGAAGGCTGCTGAAAATATCTACATCAAG AAAATGGAACAAGAGAAGCTGGATAAACTTGCTCGAAAG GGCCCCGGAGCAGGTGAAGCCCCAGCATCAGGATCTGTAGCTGATGCTAAAccaagcggcggcggcggcggcggcggcggcagcggtgCCTCTGAAACTCCTACTGTTTCAACTGACAAGTACAGAAACTACGGTGTCGTTGCCGGTATTCTTACCATGGCCACCGCTTTTGGATGGTATTTGGGTTCAGAGAAGAAACCCAAAGAAGTGCAGGACTGA